In Heyndrickxia vini, the sequence CAGTCGTCGTCGTTTTACCGGCACCTTGCAAACCAACCATCATAATAACAGTTGGAGGGCGCTTCGATACTGCGATTTGACTTTGTTCCCCACCCATTAAATTCGTTAATTCTTCTTTAACTACCTTAATGACCTGTTGTCCAGGTGTTAAACTTTTCATAACTTCCTGTCCAACGGAGCGTTCGCTTACCTTTTTAACAAAATCCTTTACTACTTTGAAGTTAACGTCAGCTTCTAATAAAGCAAGGCGAACTTCACGCATCATTTCCTTTACGTCGCTTTCAGATACTTTTCCTTTGCCGCGTATTTTCTGTATTGTGTTCTGAAGTCGGTCGGATAGTCCTTCAAATGCCATTCATACCGCCTCCTATTCTAATATTTCAAGCGCTTCAATGAGTTTTGCTATTTCGTCCACTGAAGTAGTTTCCAATGCTTTTTTCATATTTTCAAGAATTACTTTTCTATCCTGAAACTTTTGGAATAATAATAATTTCTTTTCGTATTCCTCAAGCATGGCTTCTGTACGCTTGATATTATCAAACACTGCCTGCCTGCTCACTTCATATTCTTCAGCAATTTCACCAAGCGAGAAATCATCTAAATAATATAGGGACATATAGCTACGTTGCTTTGGAGTTAACAACGATTGATAAAAATCATATAGGTAATTCATTCTCGTTGTTTTCTCTAGCATTCTTCACACTCCCTTGTTAAGTGAAAAACCTTTACATATGAAGATTACACAGTATTTATTGATTTGTCAAGTAAATGTCCTTTATTCCTCGTTTTGCTCAATGATTGTTGAAAAAAGTCCATAAACATATTTTTCCGGATCAAATTCTTGTAAATCATCCATTTTTTCACCTAAACCAACAAACTTAACTGGGATTTCTAGTTCATTGCGAATAGCTAAAACAATTCCACCTTTTGCAGTTCCATCTAGTTTAGTCAATACAATACCGGATACATCTGTTACCTCTTTAAACGTCTTTGCTTGTACCATCGCATTTTGTCCTGTTGTTGCATCAAGCACAAGAAGTACTTCATGGGGTGCATTTGGAATTTCTCTTTCAATGACCCTTTTTACCTTTTCTAATTCATTCATCAAATTAACTTTGTTTTGCAAACGGCCCGCCGTATCACAAAGAAGAATATCAGCTTTACGAGCCTTTGCTGCCTGAATAGCATCATACATAACAGCAGCAGGATCAGAGCCTTCACCTTGTTTGATTACGTCTACACCAACACGTTGGCCCCACACTTCTAATTGATCGATAGCACCTGCCCTAAATGTGTCCCCAGCGGCCAAGATAACTTTCTTTCCATCAGTTTTATATTTATGAGCAAGTTTGCCAATTGTCGTTGTTTTCCCCACACCATTTACACCAACGAATAAAATAACAGTTAAACCTTCTGATTGAATATTGATAGTATTTGGTGTTTCCGTATCCCCTTGATAGATTTCAACAAGCTTTTCAGATATAACAGATTGAACTTCTGCAGGATCTTGAATATTCTTTTTCTTCACTTCCATTTTTAATTCTTCAACAAGCTCCATAACTGTATTGAAGCCTACATCTGCTCCAATAAGAATTTCTTCAAGCTCTTCAAAGAAGTCCTCATCTACTTTCCGATACCTTGCTACAAGGTCATTCACTTTAGAAGCAAAATTATCTCTTGTTTTTGATAAACCTTGTTTAAATTTTTCCGTTACAGAATCAGTTGATTTTGTAAATTTATCTTTTAGCTTTTTAAAAAAACTCATTTTTCAATCACTTCCTTGTTTATTCTTATTCGTCTTATGTTTCAACTAGTTCCTTAGATGATTCAAGTCTAACGGATACAAGTTTAGACACACCAGATTCTTGCATCGTGACACCGTAAAGGACATCGGCTTCTTCCATCGTCCCTTTTCGATGAGTGATTACGATGAATTGCGTTTCTTCGCTAAATCTTTTTAAATACTTGCTAAAACGATATACGTTCGCTTCATCTAGTGCAGCTTCCACTTCATCTAATATACAAAAAGGAACCGGACGAACTTTTAAAATTGCAAACAATAACGCAATGGCGGTTAATGCGCGTTCTCCTCCGGATAACAACCCCAAGTTTTGTAATTTCTTTCCGGGCGGCTGTGCAACAATATCTACTCCCGTATTCAATAAATCAGTTGGGTCTGTTAATTTTAATTCAGCACGGCCACCACCAAATAAAGCTTTGAAAATGGGTTCAAAATGGAACTTTACAGCTTGAAATGTTTGTTCAAAACGTTTTTTCATTTCTTCATCCATTTCATCAATAATTTGAAGTAATGTCTCCTTTGCCGAAACTAAATCTGATTGCTGTTCCATTAAAAACTGATATCGTTCGGATACGCGTTCATATTCATCAATTGCACCGATATTAACAGTTCCTAATTCTTCAATTGCCAATTTGATTAGTTTCACGCGTTTTCGAGCTTCTTCAATTGGAATTTGCAGTGGATATTTTTCTTTAGCCGCCTCGAAGGTTAACATATATTCTTCATTTAAGCGGTTAAGCCGGTTTTCTAAATCAACATCTATTCGATTAATTTTCACTTCTTCATCTTTAACTACTTCTACTAAACCTTTATGTTGCCTCTTTAGTTCCTTAATTGCTAATTCAGCATCCTCAAGTTTTGATTGTAATTGCATCCGTTCTTCTCTTCGAATTGAAATTAGCTTAGTCGTTTCAATCTTATCGGTTAGCTTTTTCTCTGCCGCCACTGACAATTCTGTTTCCCCAGAATGATTATTCGACATTTGGCCAACTAACCAGTTAAGCTCTTCTTCATAACTTGTTTTTTTCGTACTTACTTCTTCGCATTCCTCTTTTATAGTTGTAAGTTTTTCACGACTAGTTACAAGCTGTTCATTTTTCACTGCTAGTTCCGCTTTTAAATCACTGATTTCAGAAAGTAATTCATCCTTAGATATGTTTTGTGTATTTTTTTTCTTTGTTAAATTCTCAATTTCTTTATCAAGTTGTTCAATATTGTTGGTTATTTCCGTTAAAGTTGTAGTCAGTTCATTTATGCGGCGATCTACATTTTGAACAGTAGTATTCGATTCGTTTCGCTCCATATCGTAAATTTGGAGTTTTTCATTTAGATTTTTTTCGGCTAACTCAATTTGCCTCATTTCAGATTTCAATTCTTGTTGCTTTAAGCGAAGGATTTCTCCAGCACTTCTCATTTCTTCAAGTGCCTTTTCATTGCTATTTACATCTTGTTTAAGCGTTTTTACTTGCTGTTCAAGCTGATTTGTTTTTTCTTCCATCAATTTCGTTTTTTCTTTAAGATCTTCAAGCTCTCCTTTTCGGCTAATTAACGATGTAGAAGATTGTTTAACAGTTCCCCCCGTCATTGAGCCACCAGGATTAACAACGTCTCCATCCAATGTCACTAATCTATAGCGATACTGCAAAAGCTTGGCAATTTCATTTGCCCCTTGAAGATCTTTTGTAATGATTACATTTCCTAAAAGATTTGAAATGATTGTTTGATATTTTTGATTGATTTTTACAATATTAGCTGCAATACCAATAAACGCTTCATGCTTACCTATCAATTCCAATTGACTTGATGACAACCCTTTTCCTTTAATAATATTTAACGGTAAAAAGGTAGCACGTCCATATCGATTGGTTTTTAAATACTCAATCGCTTTTCTCCCATCGGCTTCTGTCGCAACAACGACATTTTGCATGGCTCCGCCTAATGCTGTTTCGATGGAAAGCTCATATTGCTTTGGAACATGAATAAGCTCTGCAACTGCACCTTCAATCCCCGAAAGCTTAGTATTTCTAGCTTTCAAAACTTCCCGAACTCCATGGAAGAAACCTGTGTAATCCTCTTCCATTTCCTCAAGGGTTTCTTTTCGGGACTTAGCTTTTTGTAAATATTGAAAAGCTTGATAAAGTGTCGTTTCTTGTTTTTGATATTGCTTTTTCAATGATTCTAGTTTTTTTTGATGTTCACGGAATGCATGTACTTGTTTCTCAATTTGAACATCGGCTATTTCTAGTTCGTTTTTTGTTTTCTGCTTCTCTTCTAAAATCATCTGTCTTTGTTCTAGATATTTTTTATTATCACCATCAAGCTTTACTTTTTTGGCTTCTTGCTGTCCTAATTGCTGCTCAAGTAAGGCCAACTCATTTTTATTAGTTGCCTTTTCATTTAAAAGTTCAATATAATCGCTTTTTAATGATTCAATCATTTCATCAATATTGATATTAAATTGATTCATTTGTTCGGTTTTTTCTTTTAATTTCTTTTTTAGTGAAGCAGCGGATATTGTGTGTTTATCATATTCTGCTATCAATGTTGTTTTTTGTTCTTCAAGTCTAATAAGCTTTGCCGAAAGCTCTTCAATATTTTTTTCGAATTGCTCTTTATTATTGCTTGCATTCTTTTTTCTTTCTTTTAAAACTTCCTTACGCCCTTCAAGTTTTTCAAGCTCTTCTGTCGCTGAAAGCAACACATTTTGCAAATCATTTATTGATTCATCCAACGCGGCAAGAGTATCGCGCATTTTTTCAAGAATAGCTTCTTCTTTTTGGATTTTAGATGACAGACCCAATTCCTTA encodes:
- a CDS encoding putative DNA-binding protein; amino-acid sequence: MLEKTTRMNYLYDFYQSLLTPKQRSYMSLYYLDDFSLGEIAEEYEVSRQAVFDNIKRTEAMLEEYEKKLLLFQKFQDRKVILENMKKALETTSVDEIAKLIEALEILE
- the ftsY gene encoding signal recognition particle-docking protein FtsY, which encodes MSFFKKLKDKFTKSTDSVTEKFKQGLSKTRDNFASKVNDLVARYRKVDEDFFEELEEILIGADVGFNTVMELVEELKMEVKKKNIQDPAEVQSVISEKLVEIYQGDTETPNTINIQSEGLTVILFVGVNGVGKTTTIGKLAHKYKTDGKKVILAAGDTFRAGAIDQLEVWGQRVGVDVIKQGEGSDPAAVMYDAIQAAKARKADILLCDTAGRLQNKVNLMNELEKVKRVIEREIPNAPHEVLLVLDATTGQNAMVQAKTFKEVTDVSGIVLTKLDGTAKGGIVLAIRNELEIPVKFVGLGEKMDDLQEFDPEKYVYGLFSTIIEQNEE
- the smc gene encoding chromosome segregation protein SMC → MFLKRLDVVGFKSFAERITIDFVSGVTAVVGPNGSGKSNIIDAVRWVLGEQSAKSLRGGKMEDVIFAGSDSRKQLNFAEVTLTLDNEDHQLPIDYNEVSVTRRVYRSGDSEFSINKQSCRLKDIIDLFMDSGLGREAFSIISQGKVEEILNSKAEERRTIFEEAAGVLKYKTRKKKAESKLNETGENLNRVNDILHELENQVEPLKIQASLAKEYLDKKAELENFEVALTVHEIEELSQKWETLKQELGNHQDKELGLSSKIQKEEAILEKMRDTLAALDESINDLQNVLLSATEELEKLEGRKEVLKERKKNASNNKEQFEKNIEELSAKLIRLEEQKTTLIAEYDKHTISAASLKKKLKEKTEQMNQFNINIDEMIESLKSDYIELLNEKATNKNELALLEQQLGQQEAKKVKLDGDNKKYLEQRQMILEEKQKTKNELEIADVQIEKQVHAFREHQKKLESLKKQYQKQETTLYQAFQYLQKAKSRKETLEEMEEDYTGFFHGVREVLKARNTKLSGIEGAVAELIHVPKQYELSIETALGGAMQNVVVATEADGRKAIEYLKTNRYGRATFLPLNIIKGKGLSSSQLELIGKHEAFIGIAANIVKINQKYQTIISNLLGNVIITKDLQGANEIAKLLQYRYRLVTLDGDVVNPGGSMTGGTVKQSSTSLISRKGELEDLKEKTKLMEEKTNQLEQQVKTLKQDVNSNEKALEEMRSAGEILRLKQQELKSEMRQIELAEKNLNEKLQIYDMERNESNTTVQNVDRRINELTTTLTEITNNIEQLDKEIENLTKKKNTQNISKDELLSEISDLKAELAVKNEQLVTSREKLTTIKEECEEVSTKKTSYEEELNWLVGQMSNNHSGETELSVAAEKKLTDKIETTKLISIRREERMQLQSKLEDAELAIKELKRQHKGLVEVVKDEEVKINRIDVDLENRLNRLNEEYMLTFEAAKEKYPLQIPIEEARKRVKLIKLAIEELGTVNIGAIDEYERVSERYQFLMEQQSDLVSAKETLLQIIDEMDEEMKKRFEQTFQAVKFHFEPIFKALFGGGRAELKLTDPTDLLNTGVDIVAQPPGKKLQNLGLLSGGERALTAIALLFAILKVRPVPFCILDEVEAALDEANVYRFSKYLKRFSEETQFIVITHRKGTMEEADVLYGVTMQESGVSKLVSVRLESSKELVET